The following is a genomic window from Rhodomicrobium lacus.
CTCAAGACAAGACGCCCGCCATCGCCCCCAGCGCCCCCGTTGCCACCTTGTCCTCCCGACCCTCCACGCCCACCAGGACCTCCGTTGCCCCCGCCATGTGCGCAGTCGAATAAATGGTCCGCGGCATTCTCGCCACGCGGTCCAGGTGCACCTCTCGGGCCCTGCATGCCTTTTCCACCGATTTGTCCGTTCTGACCGCGCAGTGACACGTGCAAAATACCATTATCCTTGATGAAACTTTGCAGAACAAGAGTTCCCGCTAGTAAGCCCGATGCCCCATTGTTCCCGACGGAAGCCTGGTTAGTTGGCTGTTGAGCAGGCTCGAAAGAGAGTAAGTGGCCTCCATCGGAAATCAACGTTAGGGCGTTGATTTCAACATCGACGCCGTTAGTAACAATTCGCGCACCCCGTTTGAGCTCAAGCTTATTAAACATAAAAGCCTTGCTTCCTCCTTGGGCAGGCGGTGTAAAGCGTAAGGTCATACCATCAAGTGTCAATGAGGGCTGCGTCCGGAGAAATTCTTCACGCTGCTCCTCACTGGCACTTGGCGCAAGTCTCTTCTCAATCCCTGACGGCAGACTCGTGTCTGTAAGATCCTGGGTGAATACGTAACTAGCTGGCTCCGCATAGGCATCCAGCAAGGGGTTGAGTAACAAGACAGCTCCGACACGCAAGGCGGTGCTCCCTGCGTGTAATGTCATGCCCACATTACGGAGGTATCGCAAAAACGAGTCTACCTGACCCCTATGCTCGACCATGATGGCGCATTTCCCTGCTTGAGTTTCACAGATTTTTGGTCAGGCGAAATCTTGTAAATAACATCCTGTGTGGGATCCCAAAGCTGTATTTCATTAGATTGAGCAGCGCTACTTTGAATTTTTAGGTCGACACGTCTTGAATTGTCGCCACTGCCGACTGTGCGAAACCAGCCATTAGGGTCGTTTGCAATAATATCACCGGTAGCGAGTTTGATTAGCTTTGTTGCCTCCACAGGTCTCGGTGAAATGGAGGCTGTGAACCCATCCATGGCCCTCCCATGCTGCGCTAATGCCGTGCGGAGGAGGCTACTTCGCTGCAAAATCGAGACTAGGCGGACACCTTGGTTAGTGCCTCCGGTAGGTCCGAAGCCACCGCCCGTATGGATCCCAATTAGCCGAAAACTAAAATCAAAGAAAGGTGCGCCAGAACTGCTTTGAGCCGTTTGGCATAGATGGTTGAAATTCACATTGCTCAGCGCTGGATCCGCTGCATGGCAGTCCTTCCGAGTCAACCTGAGCGGCAGACTAGAAGGAAAATGAATCACGTAAAGCTCATCCTTAGGATCTGGATCAGCCCCCCCGTTTGGGACCCATCGATTTTCAAGAGATACCGGCGTTTTTGTCTTTAGAAGCATATAGTCAAGTTCACCCTCACCAATTTCGGCCGGCTCGGTCTCCAACTCGACATCTAAACCTCTGGCAGGCTTCGTATAATCCAAAGTGAAGGTAACGTTCCTCGCATAATAACGTTCAAGCTCCCCCGTTCCAGGAATACTGCGATAGAGACAGTGACGTGCTGTAAGGACAAGGGTTGGCGATATCAGCAGGCCCGAACAGCTAATGTAGCTACCATTCACCAAGTCGAACGCTATGATTCCAACAGAACTCGCTGCCCTTCGAAACGGGTCGCGCGGACCCATGTTATTAATTTGCTCGTAGTTGTCTATGGGTTGAGAAGAAGACGACTCCAGGGAGTGGGTATCGACAGGCTCTGAAAAGGCCGAACTAACGTATACACAGTTCAATAAGAAAATGAACGCACATAGATGAACTAAAGCCATAGTCAGCTCGCGATTTACTGATGTTCAAGTCC
Proteins encoded in this region:
- a CDS encoding trypsin-like serine peptidase, yielding MALVHLCAFIFLLNCVYVSSAFSEPVDTHSLESSSSQPIDNYEQINNMGPRDPFRRAASSVGIIAFDLVNGSYISCSGLLISPTLVLTARHCLYRSIPGTGELERYYARNVTFTLDYTKPARGLDVELETEPAEIGEGELDYMLLKTKTPVSLENRWVPNGGADPDPKDELYVIHFPSSLPLRLTRKDCHAADPALSNVNFNHLCQTAQSSSGAPFFDFSFRLIGIHTGGGFGPTGGTNQGVRLVSILQRSSLLRTALAQHGRAMDGFTASISPRPVEATKLIKLATGDIIANDPNGWFRTVGSGDNSRRVDLKIQSSAAQSNEIQLWDPTQDVIYKISPDQKSVKLKQGNAPSWSSIGVR